The Brassica napus cultivar Da-Ae chromosome C7, Da-Ae, whole genome shotgun sequence genomic interval ATGTATTTGCTACTTTATACAAGATTCTTAAATCACACACATTAGACCTCaatttctcattcaaataaaacttcatttttgacatatgaataccttattcataatgttcaaaaaatagttccaacaatcccccacatgaatagaaatgactctagaCACTGGACGACTCGACAGACTTGACTTCCTAGACAAGACTCGACCTAAGGACTTTTGAGAGTACAAACGAAAAATCCACTGCATGATGAGTTGGTAGCAATTTTCCAACCTTGAATCAGTCATTGTTAATAGCTATCGGATTTACTCGGCCAAGAGGTGgtcatgatgtcttgaacctcTCGGGCTTTGGTGTAAACCTAGACAATAGCTACAACACAGCTTTATTCTCTCACAGAACtaggttctctattgtgttcattttggCCGTGAACAGTCCTGGTAATCATGAGTGAACTTGGAGAATTTAGCATTtccttcattctcctagaaacggccccatttcacactcacaagGTGATTTGCCATTAGTTTTGTTTAGAGGAGTATCATGTACTACTCCATTCATATCTCAAAACAATGGAcacaaatcattaaaagctaATGCTTATCCTTTATTCCTTACATGTAGCACTGTTTAATCATCATAGGAACTGGGTATAGACCGAAGTCATACAGTGTTTTGGGCAGATTTAGTTTGACTTAGTTGTCTCCTTGAACCTatttcttgggatctccagtcagttAGGTAGAGTTACCGCCAAACCTCATCTTAATTCACAGGCTACCCATTCATTTAGATGATATAACAACTTGATCTCATGACACACCTTTAATATAAGGATCCTAGATTGTCATCAGAATGAACATAATCTCTTGAGATTGGTCGAGATCAATTGTCTAATGATTTTTGTCATCTTTTATtcaagatacaattaaccaTTATACACAAAACTCAGTGTATgacactagttttttttttaaatcatgttGTGATAACTATCACTAAGTTCATATGACCTCTTGCCAACGACTTTATATAATATGGTAAGCAAAGCTTCCCCCACATTTCTTGAGGTAACTTAAAAACatgcatatttacatttaacATCTCTTAAGAGTTTAGAAAGTTAATCTACAACTCTTTTAgatttaaatgaataaaaagaaatttcgaaaattattacaattttcttgaaaaatgtgtttcattcttagaaattcacattttacatgCAAATATTTTCATAGTTCTCTCAAGTTGATTTATAAATCCAACTtgtatgttttggatttttccaaaaccatatttttctttttagcaaatatacatatcattataagatattatttttgCCATCAAAACCATTATATGATTATTCTCAACCATATTGACTTTATAAACTACAATACACATGTCAGTTTTAGTCATGTTGGTCTGAAAATTCTCACTGTTTTTGCATGGTCAATCTTTTTTACAAAATTGCATTTAAGCATTGATGAAATAGAAATGTTTTTGATTAATATCAATACATTTTATTTCCTATGACAAATGATTTATATGTGGCAGACCTCTCCCAAACTTAAGTTGGGGCGTCGATTCACAAAAATCCATTTTCATCCATATAATTTGATCTCTCAAagatcaaaatgtttttttatatatatatataactatggTATCACCATACTTAAAAATTGAATCAATTTTCttttctcatgatcaagcttttcttttctcttgatCAAGCActtaataatcaaattaagtATTTCCAAGAAAATCTGAAACAAGAAATCAAAACGTTAGTCATTCTCATTCTtgataattaaaacaaataaattatcttTAACCAAGTCAAACATTTACACATTTTTgactattgaaaaaaaaaacgtttttaattatttaataacaaaaatcaagATACCAAATCAGAATCTCTAAAGTCTTTAAACGACTTTCAGCAAATCAAAGTTAAAGTCAAAGTCTCAAAGACAACATTGATGATCAAGCGTGAGGCTGTAAGAAGTTAAACAAGTTAACGCAAGGAtgccaaaaataataataattaattgatCAATTAACCAGTAAACGATGATAAACGATTGAAACTAAACCATAGTATGAATCGGATCTGAATAGTCAATAACTACTGATCCATGAACAaaactctttcttcttttgaatACCTGTTATTGAATCGTTTAACATGTTCTGAAAAAACAACTTTTAACAAATATCAGTATTGTTAAgacaactgatatttgtaaagaataataaaaatataaattaaaatttcaatatcgaaatataaaaataaagaagaattgcagagtcgagataattaatttatttcctTAAATTTTTAAACGCTCCATAGTGTGACGGTTTCATGGCGCTCAGATTCTCAGGATACAACTGCAGCATTATTTCTgtttaccatcaccgaaaaacagaatctatcgaccctatttctgtgatgtactctcagactcaaaataaaaaaataatagcaTAACTATTCTGAGTGGAGAAATGTTTCTTGATTGTATGAATGTGTGTATTTTCTATAATGCTAACAAGTccttttatagaaaaatcatgAGAAGCAtaagtttcatttttcaacacaaaaaaTGAAACCTCCGTGGTGCACTAATAGAGTCTTTAATTCTTGTCAATTATTATGTGAATTTATTGCATATTTTGACCAAgaaattaaagagtaaaattattttttgtttgaccaattcaaactaaataatatactttaaaatagatttttttatatattttatcaatataaaagatcaacatatatttgatttaagttaataaacatgaagtccaactaataaatcaaaactcaaattcaaaatcaaatatCTAATGTATGTATTTACTACTTTATACAAGATTCTCAAATCACACATATTAGACCTTCATTTTTCATTCAAATAAAACCTCATTTTTGACATATGAATACCTTATCAATAGGTTCCAACAGAAACTTGGACCCATATGACATCTATATTGTTGTCAACTCTGGAGTTAGATTATGTAGACACGACGTTAGCGCTTTTTATGTCATGTGGAATAGCCTACATTCCAAATCAACATCTCCCGTCAAAAGTGGAATGCATGTAGTTGCTATGAACTGATGTACATGAATGAAGTCTCTAGTTtgagtgaatttttttttttttttgaacaaccctTTAGTTTGAGTGAAttgaattcaaaaaatatgtgaATCCGCGACAATACAAAATACCTACATTACATGCCATGGTCACGTAATCACGtcattacaaaacaaaataccTGCATTAGGTTCGAAATTTTCCTGAAGCGAAATTTCTAGATTTCGATTAAATTATggataaaaattttgtttgattcacagttaaatttgttttttttttctaagcttGCTTATCAGTTTAATTCAGCATTCAGTTAGTTCGATTTTCtatatcttataaatatattttttaatcaaaccaTATCAATTAGAAGTAAAATTCCAAATCAAACTAAATGAACTAGTCCAATTTTGAACAGAAAAATACAAATTGACCAAAAGgcaaaatgaacaaaaaaaaaaaaactgaaataacacaaataaaagaaatatttaatcaaaaattaaatccaaaattaaaaacaacttGGTTAAATGTGGTAAAATTTTCATTAACgaattgaattaaaattttgCTCGGTTTATGTCAATCATACTAACCAAAAATCAAATAACTCTAACCATATAAACCAAACTACCCGAACCCGCCAACCTATTATGGCTCGATTAGATACCATACCAGTATACCACACATGTAACTAGGGGTAGGTTAGTCAAAAAAGGGTAAATAATAACGTTTGCAACTAGAAAGGGGAAATGTTTTTAATTCAGACACGATTCAGTTTCAACTTCAACCCATTGTCTCATAAAATCAAAGCTCAGGTTCTGTCTTCTCTCTAGTCAATACTTTCTCctcaaaaacaaattaaagataCAAACTTTAAAACCCCTTTGCCCCTTCAACTAACATCGGTGGACCCTCAACAAGAAACACgtgattctccttcttcctcacATCTCCTTGTAAGCGCCGATCTCAATGAACGTTACAGGAGAATCAATGGTTGGTCAAAAGTTCTgggagaatcaagaagaccgaGCGATGGTGGAATCCGCCATAGGCACCGAAGCTTGCGAATTTTTCATCTCTTCAAACACTTCCCTCCCCAAGCTACtcccgccgccgccgccgccgccgacTGATCCCAATCTCCAGCAAGGCTTACGCCACGTCGTCGAAGGCTCGGACTGGGACTACGCCGTTTTCTGGCTAGCTTCAAACGTGAACAGCTCCGACGGCTGCTTCTTGATCTGGGGAGACGGCCATTACCGTGCCACCCAAAAGGGAAACTCATCAGATAAAGAAGACGACGAGACCAAACGGCGCGTGCTTAGCAAGCTCCACTTGTCTTTTACCGGTTCGGATGAAGATCATCGCCTGGTGAAGTCGGGAGCTCTTAGTGATGTAGACATGTTTTATTTGGCTTCTTTGTATTTTTACTTTAGGTGTGATTCGACTAAGTACGGTCCCGCTGGAACTTATGTCTCTGGGAAGCCGCTTTGGGCTGCTGATTTGCCTAGCTGCTTGAGTTACTACAGGGTTAGGTCTTTCTTAGCTAGATCCGCTGGTTTCAAGACTGTTTTGTCTGTACCCGTGAACTGCGGAGTTGTTGAGCTTGGTTCGTTGAAGTTGATCCCAGAGGATAAGAGCGTGGTTGAGATGGTGAAGTCGGTGTTCGGTGGATCTGACTTTGTTCAAGCTCCCAAGATCTTTGGTAGACAGCTGAGCCTCGGCGGGTCGAAACCGCGGTCGATGAGTATCAACTTCTCGCCCAAGATGGAGGATGACTCTGGTTTCTCCCTGGACGCATACGAGGTCGGGGGTTCGAATCAAGTCGAGGCGGCGTTGTATTTAACCGACGAGCAGAAGCCGAGGAAGAGAGGGAGGAAGCCTGCCAACGGGAGAGAAGAGGCCTTGAACCACGTGGAAGCGGAGAGGCAGAGGAGGGAGAAGCTGAACCAGAGATTCTACGCTTTGCGCGCCGTGGTGCCTAACATCTCCAAGATGGATAAGGCCTCTCTCCTAGCGGACGCGATCACGTACATTACCGATATGCAGAAGAAGATAAGGGTGTACGAGACGGAGAAGCAGGTGATGAAGAGGAAGGAGAGTAATCAGATCACTCCGGGGGATGTTGATTATCAGCAGAGGCACGATGACGCGGTGGTGAGGGTGAGCTGCCCGTTGGAGACTCATCCGGTTTCGAATGTGGTGCAGATGTTCAGGGAGAATGAAGTTACGCCTCATGATACGAACGTGGCTGTGACGGAGGAGGGTGTGGTTCATACGTTCACTGTCCGGCCTCAGGGTGGATGCACTGCTGAGGAGTTGAAGGAGAAGCTCATTGCCTCTCTCTCGCAGTAGTGATTGATATGTAAAAGTGTGGTAGTGTTGTTTATTGGGGTTGTATCAATTGTACTATTACTAGCCAACTAAAACAAACTCAGGCTTTAGTAGGAGTGTGTAATTGTTACTTTCTATATCATCTTGAGatttgtttttgataaataGAACACTAAGGTCcagttttacatatattatcaCAAAGAACATCATCAGTTTAACATATACGgaaacagaaacaaaagacCTGCACTTAACGATAACATTTCAATACTACTAAAGACCAAAGAGCTGTTTTCACTTCCTCACTGCATCGTT includes:
- the LOC125590025 gene encoding transcription factor bHLH3-like, which encodes MNVTGESMVGQKFWENQEDRAMVESAIGTEACEFFISSNTSLPKLLPPPPPPPTDPNLQQGLRHVVEGSDWDYAVFWLASNVNSSDGCFLIWGDGHYRATQKGNSSDKEDDETKRRVLSKLHLSFTGSDEDHRLVKSGALSDVDMFYLASLYFYFRCDSTKYGPAGTYVSGKPLWAADLPSCLSYYRVRSFLARSAGFKTVLSVPVNCGVVELGSLKLIPEDKSVVEMVKSVFGGSDFVQAPKIFGRQLSLGGSKPRSMSINFSPKMEDDSGFSLDAYEVGGSNQVEAALYLTDEQKPRKRGRKPANGREEALNHVEAERQRREKLNQRFYALRAVVPNISKMDKASLLADAITYITDMQKKIRVYETEKQVMKRKESNQITPGDVDYQQRHDDAVVRVSCPLETHPVSNVVQMFRENEVTPHDTNVAVTEEGVVHTFTVRPQGGCTAEELKEKLIASLSQ